The following are from one region of the Coffea eugenioides isolate CCC68of chromosome 2, Ceug_1.0, whole genome shotgun sequence genome:
- the LOC113761707 gene encoding FAD-linked sulfhydryl oxidase ERV1 isoform X2 gives MSQNPFQSLFGALLNVSNCIQTHLSQFISFPHNNNPTTRTNHYPFPLFSLSSSSLPGISEPKQSYLNPANTLLLRPAGQPPEKNKAAGPVTKEELGRATWTLLHTLAAQYPEKPTRQQKKDVKELMAILSRMYPCKECADHFKEVLRVNPVQAGNQHEFSQWLCHVHNVVNRSLGKLVFPCERVDARWGKLDCEQRACDLQGDENPWE, from the exons ATGTCCCAAAACCCGTTCCAATCTCTCTTCGGGGCGCTCTTAAACGTCTCCAACTGCATTCAAACTCATCTCTCCCAATTCATAAGCTTCCCCCATAACAACAACCCAACCACCAGGACAAACCACTATCCCTTCCCATTATTTTCTTTATCTTCTTCGTCTTTGCCTGGAATTTCAGAACCAAAACAATCATACCTCAATCCTGCCAACACTCTTTTACTCCGGCCGGCTGGACAGCCACCCGAAAAG AATAAAGCAGCTGGTCCTGTGACTAAAGAAGAGCTTGGGAGGGCCACTTGGACTCTTCTTCACACTCTTGCTGCTCAG TATCCAGAAAAGCCAACTAGGCAACAAAAGAAGGATGTAAAAGAACTG ATGGCAATATTGTCCCGTATGTACCCTTGTAAGGAATGTGCAGATCACTTCAAAGAAGTTTTGAG AGTAAATCCTGTACAGGCTGGAAATCAGCATGAGTTCTCCCAATGGTTATGTCATGTACACAACGTTGTGAACAGAAG CCTGGGTAAGCTGGTATTTCCCTGTGAACGAGTAGATGCGCGGTGGGGTAAGCTTGACTGTGAGCAGCGAGCCTGCGATCTGCAAGGGGACGAGAATCCTTGGGAATGA
- the LOC113761707 gene encoding FAD-linked sulfhydryl oxidase ERV1 isoform X1 encodes MSQNPFQSLFGALLNVSNCIQTHLSQFISFPHNNNPTTRTNHYPFPLFSLSSSSLPGISEPKQSYLNPANTLLLRPAGQPPEKNKAAGPVTKEELGRATWTLLHTLAAQVLDNLSSCVPILVPIFGVVFSTISRYPEKPTRQQKKDVKELMAILSRMYPCKECADHFKEVLRVNPVQAGNQHEFSQWLCHVHNVVNRSLGKLVFPCERVDARWGKLDCEQRACDLQGDENPWE; translated from the exons ATGTCCCAAAACCCGTTCCAATCTCTCTTCGGGGCGCTCTTAAACGTCTCCAACTGCATTCAAACTCATCTCTCCCAATTCATAAGCTTCCCCCATAACAACAACCCAACCACCAGGACAAACCACTATCCCTTCCCATTATTTTCTTTATCTTCTTCGTCTTTGCCTGGAATTTCAGAACCAAAACAATCATACCTCAATCCTGCCAACACTCTTTTACTCCGGCCGGCTGGACAGCCACCCGAAAAG AATAAAGCAGCTGGTCCTGTGACTAAAGAAGAGCTTGGGAGGGCCACTTGGACTCTTCTTCACACTCTTGCTGCTCAGGTCCTTGATAATCTTAGTTCGTGTGTCCCTATTCTTGTTCCCATTTTCGGAGTTGTGTTTAGCACCATCTCTCGT TATCCAGAAAAGCCAACTAGGCAACAAAAGAAGGATGTAAAAGAACTG ATGGCAATATTGTCCCGTATGTACCCTTGTAAGGAATGTGCAGATCACTTCAAAGAAGTTTTGAG AGTAAATCCTGTACAGGCTGGAAATCAGCATGAGTTCTCCCAATGGTTATGTCATGTACACAACGTTGTGAACAGAAG CCTGGGTAAGCTGGTATTTCCCTGTGAACGAGTAGATGCGCGGTGGGGTAAGCTTGACTGTGAGCAGCGAGCCTGCGATCTGCAAGGGGACGAGAATCCTTGGGAATGA
- the LOC113761607 gene encoding 40S ribosomal protein S29 has product MGHSNIWNSHPKNYGPGSRACRVCGNSHGIIRKYGLMCCRQCFRSNAKEIGFIKYR; this is encoded by the exons ATGGGACACTCCAACATCTGGAATTCTCACCCTAAGAACTACGGCCCTGGCTCTCGCGCCTG CCGTGTGTGTGGAAACTCGCATGGTATTATCAGAAAGTATGGCCTGATGTGCTGCAGACAATGCTTCCGCAGCAATGCTAAGGAGATTGGATTCATTAAG TATCGTTGA
- the LOC113761708 gene encoding histone deacetylase 6, giving the protein MSSSKEASSSSHIVEEDDDELLLYGSRSGWVEALTHCDHLDTLSSDLTHIPPPDTPCYRCQHPQESWLCLSCEDVLCSRFVNKHMLEHYRQQNNHCLALSYSDLSVWCFSCDAYLDAQVILPLRPVYETAYILKFGEAPPFRALVDLHLADHKAEGSSSGGQS; this is encoded by the exons ATGAGCAGCAGCAAGGAGGCTTCATCGTCTTCTCACATCGTAGAAGAAGACGATGACGAACTTCTCCTATACGGGTCCCGATCCGGTTGGGTGGAGGCCCTGACCCACTGCGATCACCTTGATACCTTATCCTCCGACCTCACACACATTCCGCCCCCAGATACTCCTTGCTACAG GTGCCAACACCCTCAAGAGAGCTGGCTCTGCTTAAGCTGCGAAGATGTGCTCTGCAGCCGTTTTGTTAATAAACACATGCTTGAGCATTATCGTCAACAAAATAATCATTGTTTGGCACTTAGCTACAG CGATCTATCAGTCTGGTGTTTCTCCTGCGACGCATATTTGGATGCTCAAGTAATCTTGCCGCTGCGACCAGTTTATGAAACTGCATACATTCTAAAATTTGGTGAAGCTCCGCCCTTCCGGGCGCTCGTGGATTTGCACCTAGCTGACCACAAGGCAGAGGGTTCGTCCTCTGGGGGGCAGTCTTAA